A single window of Lysobacter oculi DNA harbors:
- a CDS encoding prealbumin-like fold domain-containing protein, translated as MRNALSGSKGTLAAIIAMLAWACPGVGQVQTQTFTTPGSWTYTVPAGVYYVTATVNGGGGGGGGYDNNGRGGNGGSGKQVTAYIRVNPGDVLSGTVAGGGAGGASPRPANRCTGGGLGGTGAAAGGIGGHQSCTSGYSGGGGGGGGATSLAISGTVVLVAGGGGGGGGGGLTNPATPNTQSATTLTSAGTCSAVAGTKGVNAPGDGGGGGGGGAGSTGGAGGNFGADNTTVPSTGGGAGGSCYVASRMVLNTQGAGGAGGTGANGYVAGIAGGNGSVTLTPTLATLSLVKSKVSGNNSAVTVTFSSTNLVTTPASAVSGGADNTPGTATAPVVISNVTTDVTVTEASFDRADYSLASATCTDSRTNTSFTPAVSGNTITIAPANMAPASVITCTLRNAQADKRPQVVIEKQSVGGTGTFDFTLANLNNSSNNAVTSLQLNTGTANPAQSQTLRWSDNGSTVTITEAAVAGYTTSYVCTNATAGPTQTPRIPASGTGAGNTATIPVSALAAKAYWTCRFTNTKPRTLTVTKALAPAADNGSFVMTANGTAGTAGGNGATASSSTAAVGSTVLFSEAASGSTSLANYTSAIACVQTASPTFAVAFTAGTDNQSGSLVMPDADVTCTITNTRKPVQLRLAKAWGTGPHTGVTASIGATTGLNPNTNAFNAAGGTAATSSSVTAYAGQVATLPAETMSGAAITNYTVALACDNGVVPSGTNGAASNTITIPSTLASNTTVTCTYTNTRNTTATLTLAKVVNNTTGGSATTADFTLTATGPVTISGTHGAAPITNATVSAGTYTLSETNVANYTASAWTCSNGVTVNASRQIALAGGASTTCTITNAFTNAADLSVTKTNSQTSVVRGGTTDYSIVVTNNGPANANGATFRDTPSSGLTNCSITACSSTPASGVTCPAVGSTIASPGGSAFTLTNFPNGASINVTVRCTVQ; from the coding sequence ATGCGCAATGCGTTATCGGGATCGAAAGGCACGCTCGCGGCGATCATCGCGATGCTGGCGTGGGCATGTCCCGGCGTGGGCCAGGTGCAGACGCAGACCTTCACCACACCGGGCAGCTGGACCTACACCGTGCCGGCCGGCGTCTATTACGTCACGGCCACGGTCAATGGCGGCGGCGGCGGTGGTGGTGGCTATGACAACAACGGCAGGGGCGGAAACGGCGGCAGTGGCAAGCAGGTCACGGCCTATATCCGGGTCAATCCGGGCGATGTGCTGAGCGGGACCGTCGCGGGCGGTGGCGCGGGCGGTGCTTCGCCGCGGCCCGCGAACCGATGCACCGGCGGCGGCCTGGGCGGCACGGGTGCGGCGGCCGGCGGCATCGGTGGCCATCAAAGCTGCACCAGCGGTTACAGCGGCGGTGGTGGCGGTGGTGGCGGTGCCACCAGCTTGGCGATCAGCGGCACGGTGGTGCTGGTGGCCGGTGGCGGCGGTGGCGGCGGTGGTGGTGGCTTGACCAATCCGGCCACGCCCAACACGCAATCAGCGACGACCCTGACCTCGGCCGGAACTTGCAGTGCGGTGGCCGGTACCAAGGGCGTCAATGCCCCGGGCGATGGCGGGGGTGGCGGCGGCGGCGGTGCGGGCTCGACCGGCGGTGCAGGCGGCAACTTCGGTGCCGACAATACGACCGTGCCTTCCACCGGCGGTGGCGCGGGCGGCTCCTGCTACGTGGCTTCGCGCATGGTCCTGAACACCCAGGGTGCAGGCGGTGCGGGTGGCACGGGTGCGAACGGCTATGTGGCCGGCATTGCCGGCGGCAATGGTTCGGTGACGCTGACCCCGACCCTGGCGACGCTGTCGCTGGTCAAGTCCAAAGTGTCCGGCAACAACAGCGCGGTGACGGTGACCTTCTCGTCCACCAACCTGGTGACCACGCCGGCTTCGGCGGTCTCGGGCGGTGCGGACAACACGCCCGGCACCGCGACCGCGCCGGTGGTGATCAGCAACGTCACCACGGACGTCACGGTCACCGAAGCCAGCTTCGACAGGGCGGACTATTCGCTGGCCTCGGCCACCTGTACCGACAGCAGAACCAATACCTCGTTCACGCCGGCGGTGTCGGGCAACACGATCACCATCGCGCCCGCCAACATGGCGCCGGCTTCGGTGATCACCTGCACCCTGCGCAACGCGCAGGCCGACAAGCGCCCGCAGGTGGTCATCGAGAAGCAGTCGGTGGGTGGCACCGGCACGTTCGATTTCACCCTGGCCAACTTGAACAACAGCAGCAACAACGCGGTGACATCGCTGCAGCTGAACACCGGCACCGCCAATCCCGCCCAGTCCCAGACCCTGCGCTGGAGCGACAATGGTTCGACCGTCACCATCACGGAAGCCGCCGTGGCGGGCTACACCACGTCCTACGTCTGTACCAATGCCACCGCCGGACCCACCCAGACGCCGCGCATCCCCGCGAGCGGGACCGGCGCCGGCAACACCGCCACCATTCCGGTCTCGGCGCTGGCGGCCAAGGCGTACTGGACCTGCCGCTTCACCAATACCAAGCCGCGCACCTTGACCGTCACCAAGGCGCTGGCGCCGGCCGCGGACAACGGCAGCTTCGTCATGACCGCCAACGGCACGGCGGGCACGGCGGGCGGCAATGGCGCCACCGCATCGAGCAGCACGGCGGCGGTGGGCAGCACGGTGCTGTTCTCGGAAGCCGCCAGCGGCAGCACCAGCCTGGCCAACTACACCTCGGCCATCGCCTGCGTGCAGACCGCATCGCCCACCTTCGCGGTGGCGTTCACCGCCGGCACCGACAACCAGTCCGGGTCGCTGGTGATGCCGGATGCCGACGTCACCTGCACCATCACCAATACCCGCAAGCCGGTGCAGCTGCGCCTGGCCAAGGCCTGGGGCACCGGGCCGCATACCGGCGTCACCGCCAGCATCGGCGCCACCACCGGGCTGAACCCCAATACCAATGCGTTCAATGCGGCGGGCGGCACCGCGGCGACTTCCAGCAGCGTGACCGCCTATGCCGGGCAGGTGGCGACGCTGCCGGCCGAGACCATGTCCGGCGCGGCGATCACGAACTACACCGTGGCGTTGGCCTGCGACAACGGCGTCGTCCCCTCGGGCACCAACGGGGCGGCGTCGAACACGATCACGATCCCCTCCACGCTCGCCTCCAATACCACCGTCACCTGCACCTATACCAACACCCGCAATACGACGGCAACGCTGACCCTGGCCAAGGTGGTCAACAACACGACCGGCGGCAGCGCCACGACCGCCGACTTCACCTTGACCGCCACCGGGCCGGTCACGATCTCCGGTACGCACGGCGCGGCCCCGATCACCAATGCCACGGTGTCCGCGGGCACCTACACGCTGTCGGAAACCAACGTCGCCAACTACACCGCCTCGGCGTGGACGTGCAGCAATGGCGTGACGGTCAATGCCAGCAGGCAGATCGCACTGGCCGGCGGCGCCAGCACCACCTGCACCATCACCAACGCTTTCACGAATGCCGCCGACCTGTCGGTGACCAAGACCAACAGCCAGACCAGTGTCGTGCGCGGCGGCACGACCGACTACAGCATCGTGGTCACCAACAACGGCCCGGCCAACGCCAACGGCGCCACCTTCCGCGACACCCCGAGCAGCGGCCTGACCAACTGCAGCATCACCGCCTGCAGCTCCACCCCGGCCAGTGGCGTGACCTGCCCGGCGGTGGGGTCGACCATCGCCAGCCCGGGCGGCAGCGCGTTCACCCTGACCAATTTCCCGAACGGCGCCTCCATCAACGTGACGGTGCGCTGCACGGTGCAGTGA
- a CDS encoding OmpA family protein produces the protein MADTNGNTVTGDVGDTVTYSFSVTNTGTLALTNVVVSDPLLPGLSCTIANLAAGATAVCTATGNTHVIASTDPNPLVNTASADADNVGTIDVTPATDTVSTPVATTPTASLTLDKTASVADTNGNTVTGDVGDTVTYSFSVTNTGTLALTNVVVSDPLLPGLSCTIANLAAGATAVCTATGNTHVIASTDPNPLVNTASADADNVGTIDVTPATDTVSTPVATTPTASLTLDKTASVADTNGNTVTGDVGDTVTYSFSVTNTGTLALTNVVVSDPLLPGLSCTIANLAAGATAVCTATGNTHVIASTDPNPLVNTASADADNVGTIDVTPATDTVSTPVATTPTASLTLDKTASVADTNGNTVTGDVGDTVTYSFSVTNTGTLALTNVVVSDPLLPGLSCTIANLAAGATAVCTATGNTHVIASTDPNPLVNTASADADNVGTIDVTPATDTVSTPVATTPTASLTLDKTASVADTNGNTVTGDVGDTVTYSFSVTNTGTLALTNVVVSDPLLPGLSCTIANLAAGATAVCTATGNTHVIASTDPNPLVNTASADADNVGTIDVTPATDTVSTPVATTPTASLTLDKTASVADTNGNTVTGDVGDTVTYSFSVTNTGTLALTNVVVSDPLLPGLSCTIANLAAGATAVCTATGNTHVIASTDPNPLVNTASADADNVGTIDVTPATDTVSTPVATTPTASLTLDKTASVADTNGNTVTGDVGDTVTYSFSVTNTGTLALTNVVVSDPLLPGLSCTIANLAAGATAVCTATGNTHVIASTDPNPLVNTASADADNVGTIDVTPATDTVSTPVATTPTASLTLDKTASVADTNGNTVTGDVGDTVTYSFSVTNTGTLALTNVVVSDPLLPGLSCTIANLAAGATAVCTATGNTHVIASTDPNPLVNTASADADNVGTIDVTPATDTVSTPVATTPTASLTLDKTASVADTNGNTVTGDVGDTVTYSFSVTNTGTLALTNVVVSDPLLPGLSCTIANLAAGATAVCTATGNTHVIASTDPNPLVNTASADADNVGTIDVTPATDTVSTPVATTPTASLTLDKTASVADTNGNTVTGDVGDTVTYSFSVTNTGTLALTNVVVSDPLLPGLSCTIANLAAGATAVCTATGNTHVIASTDPNPLVNTASADADNVGTIDVTPATDTVSTPVATTPTASLTLDKTASVADTNGNTVTGDVGDTVTYSFSVTNTGTLALTNVVVSDPLLPGLSCTIANLAAGATAVCTATGNTHVIASTDPNPLVNTASADADNVGTIDVTPATDTVSTPVATTPTASLTLDKTASVADTNGNTVTGDVGDTVTYSFSVTNTGTLALTNVVVSDPLLPGLSCTIANLAAGATAVCTATGNTHVIASTDPNPLVNTASADADNVGTIDVTPATDTVSTPVLAAIYALNITKTVTSTGPYSLGSVIGYTVTATNTGNTTQANVVVTDSKLTPSTITCASVAPNGTCVLTGTYTVTQADVDAGKVDNTATVSSDTVTTPVTTPVVTTPVTQTPALTIAKTADKASFSTLGEVITYTYVITNTGNLTLAGPFTVNDDKIGALADCAAGPLVPGASARCTATYAITRADLDAGSVTNLASVTGNGVTSPQVSVTIVEQATPISVVDNDFGAIDGVTGGTTDSVLGNDTLGGQPVTVGTVALTPGTSPDPGLVMNPDGTITVAPNTPVGSYQYPYTLCERANPSNCGTAIATVVVEARTTSMRVTKTATPRDVEVGGLVRYTLLIENTGAYAVADASVIDTPPAGFSYVDGSMTVADADNAGRLVGTNPLAIDRIDIAVGGRATVTYMMRVGAGVRPGGYVNRAKMVDNGRDASNVASAEVQVKSDPMLDDSLIAGTVWDDRDGDGWQDSAAVTGLKVQGGFAPSAYVANSTTVDRGNGPQPEADASSPMLHGIALGSLAGRQSDADPASSHAIVIRQTLSSLAFTDDFVLGNDQGYTVRMNAAGQTSVERTGDAAKGLNGAELQVERTVAQVGNGYQVDYIVRSTGVDERGIPGVRIASVEGLVVETDQFGRYHIAGIAGGPQERGRNFILKVDPATLPPGSTMTTDNPLLRRVTPGLPVRFDFGVKLPESVIEGGRKDLELELGEVVFAPGKADVQPQYDAVVELMAAEVRRHGGGEVVIRADGESQALAYERALAVQGRLLAMLDPASAAALKVTLRTDAANPDTTLLTLGETPVLGTFLFDTNKAVIKPGFGPLLDRIARTIEGRAAAGGRTVIAVVGHADRRGSRDYNQALGLRRAKAVYEAIAARLGATAKARLRVDIDDNQASPTGLRDDGR, from the coding sequence GTGGCGGACACCAACGGCAACACGGTGACGGGCGATGTGGGTGACACGGTCACCTACAGCTTCAGCGTGACCAACACCGGCACGCTGGCGCTGACCAACGTGGTGGTGAGCGACCCGCTGCTGCCGGGCCTGTCGTGCACGATCGCCAACCTGGCGGCGGGCGCGACGGCGGTCTGCACGGCGACGGGCAACACCCACGTGATCGCGTCGACCGATCCGAACCCGCTGGTCAACACGGCCTCTGCGGATGCGGACAACGTGGGCACGATCGACGTGACGCCGGCGACCGACACGGTCTCGACGCCGGTGGCGACGACGCCGACGGCGAGCCTGACGCTGGACAAGACGGCGTCGGTGGCGGACACCAACGGCAACACGGTGACGGGCGATGTGGGTGACACGGTCACCTACAGCTTCAGCGTGACCAACACCGGCACGCTGGCGCTGACCAACGTGGTGGTGAGCGACCCGCTGCTGCCGGGCCTGTCGTGCACGATCGCCAACCTGGCGGCGGGCGCGACGGCGGTCTGCACGGCGACGGGCAACACCCACGTGATCGCGTCGACCGATCCGAACCCGCTGGTCAACACGGCCTCTGCGGATGCGGACAACGTGGGCACGATCGACGTGACGCCGGCGACCGACACGGTCTCGACGCCGGTGGCGACGACGCCGACGGCGAGCCTGACGCTGGACAAGACGGCGTCGGTGGCGGACACCAACGGCAACACGGTGACGGGCGATGTGGGTGACACGGTCACCTACAGCTTCAGCGTGACCAACACCGGCACGCTGGCGCTGACCAACGTGGTGGTGAGCGACCCGCTGCTGCCGGGCCTGTCGTGCACGATCGCCAACCTGGCGGCGGGCGCGACGGCGGTCTGCACGGCGACGGGCAACACCCACGTGATCGCGTCGACCGATCCGAACCCGCTGGTCAACACGGCCTCTGCGGATGCGGACAACGTGGGCACGATCGACGTGACGCCGGCGACCGACACGGTCTCGACGCCGGTGGCGACGACGCCGACGGCGAGCCTGACGCTGGACAAGACGGCGTCGGTGGCGGACACCAACGGCAACACGGTGACGGGCGATGTGGGTGACACGGTCACCTACAGCTTCAGCGTGACCAACACCGGCACGCTGGCGCTGACCAACGTGGTGGTGAGCGACCCGCTGCTGCCGGGCCTGTCGTGCACGATCGCCAACCTGGCGGCGGGCGCGACGGCGGTCTGCACGGCGACGGGCAACACCCACGTGATCGCGTCGACCGATCCGAACCCGCTGGTCAACACGGCCTCTGCGGATGCGGACAACGTGGGCACGATCGACGTGACGCCGGCGACCGACACGGTCTCGACGCCGGTGGCGACGACGCCGACGGCGAGCCTGACGCTGGACAAGACGGCGTCGGTGGCGGACACCAACGGCAACACGGTGACGGGCGATGTGGGTGACACGGTCACCTACAGCTTCAGCGTGACCAACACCGGCACGCTGGCGCTGACCAACGTGGTGGTGAGCGACCCGCTGCTGCCGGGCCTGTCGTGCACGATCGCCAACCTGGCGGCGGGCGCGACGGCGGTCTGCACGGCGACGGGCAACACCCACGTGATCGCGTCGACCGATCCGAACCCGCTGGTCAACACGGCCTCTGCGGATGCGGACAACGTGGGCACGATCGACGTGACGCCGGCGACCGACACGGTCTCGACGCCGGTGGCGACGACGCCGACGGCGAGCCTGACGCTGGACAAGACGGCGTCGGTGGCGGACACCAACGGCAACACGGTGACGGGCGATGTGGGTGACACGGTCACCTACAGCTTCAGCGTGACCAACACCGGCACGCTGGCGCTGACCAACGTGGTGGTGAGCGACCCGCTGCTGCCGGGCCTGTCGTGCACGATCGCCAACCTGGCGGCGGGCGCGACGGCGGTCTGCACGGCGACGGGCAACACCCACGTGATCGCGTCGACCGATCCGAACCCGCTGGTCAACACGGCCTCTGCGGATGCGGACAACGTGGGCACGATCGACGTGACGCCGGCGACCGACACGGTCTCGACGCCGGTGGCGACGACGCCGACGGCGAGCCTGACGCTGGACAAGACGGCGTCGGTGGCGGACACCAACGGCAACACGGTGACGGGCGATGTGGGTGACACGGTCACCTACAGCTTCAGCGTGACCAACACCGGCACGCTGGCGCTGACCAACGTGGTGGTGAGCGACCCGCTGCTGCCGGGCCTGTCGTGCACGATCGCCAACCTGGCGGCGGGCGCGACGGCGGTCTGCACGGCGACGGGCAACACCCACGTGATCGCGTCGACCGATCCGAACCCGCTGGTCAACACGGCCTCTGCGGATGCGGACAACGTGGGCACGATCGACGTGACGCCGGCGACCGACACGGTCTCGACGCCGGTGGCGACGACGCCGACGGCGAGCCTGACGCTGGACAAGACGGCGTCGGTGGCGGACACCAACGGCAACACGGTGACGGGCGATGTGGGTGACACGGTCACCTACAGCTTCAGCGTGACCAACACCGGCACGCTGGCGCTGACCAACGTGGTGGTGAGCGACCCGCTGCTGCCGGGCCTGTCGTGCACGATCGCCAACCTGGCGGCGGGCGCGACGGCGGTCTGCACGGCGACGGGCAACACCCACGTGATCGCGTCGACCGATCCGAACCCGCTGGTCAACACGGCCTCTGCGGATGCGGACAACGTGGGCACGATCGACGTGACGCCGGCGACCGACACGGTCTCGACGCCGGTGGCGACGACGCCGACGGCGAGCCTGACGCTGGACAAGACGGCGTCGGTGGCGGACACCAACGGCAACACGGTGACGGGCGATGTGGGTGACACGGTCACCTACAGCTTCAGCGTGACCAACACCGGCACGCTGGCGCTGACCAACGTGGTGGTGAGCGACCCGCTGCTGCCGGGCCTGTCGTGCACGATCGCCAACCTGGCGGCGGGCGCGACGGCGGTCTGCACGGCGACGGGCAACACCCACGTGATCGCGTCGACCGATCCGAACCCGCTGGTCAACACGGCCTCTGCGGATGCGGACAACGTGGGCACGATCGACGTGACGCCGGCGACCGACACGGTCTCGACGCCGGTGGCGACGACGCCGACGGCGAGCCTGACGCTGGACAAGACGGCGTCGGTGGCGGACACCAACGGCAACACGGTGACGGGCGATGTGGGTGACACGGTCACCTACAGCTTCAGCGTGACCAACACCGGCACGCTGGCGCTGACCAACGTGGTGGTGAGCGACCCGCTGCTGCCGGGCCTGTCGTGCACGATCGCCAACCTGGCGGCGGGCGCGACGGCGGTCTGCACGGCGACGGGCAACACCCACGTGATCGCGTCGACCGATCCGAACCCGCTGGTCAACACGGCCTCTGCGGATGCGGACAACGTGGGCACGATCGACGTGACGCCGGCGACCGACACGGTCTCGACGCCGGTGGCGACGACGCCGACGGCGAGCCTGACGCTGGACAAGACGGCGTCGGTGGCGGACACCAACGGCAACACGGTGACGGGCGATGTGGGTGACACGGTCACCTACAGCTTCAGCGTGACCAACACCGGCACGCTGGCGCTGACCAACGTGGTGGTGAGCGACCCGCTGCTGCCGGGCCTGTCGTGCACGATCGCCAACCTGGCGGCGGGCGCGACGGCGGTCTGCACGGCGACGGGCAACACCCACGTGATCGCGTCGACCGATCCGAACCCGCTGGTCAACACGGCCTCTGCGGATGCGGACAACGTGGGCACGATCGACGTGACGCCGGCGACCGACACGGTCTCGACGCCGGTGGCGACGACGCCGACGGCGAGCCTGACGCTGGACAAGACGGCGTCGGTGGCGGACACCAACGGCAACACGGTGACGGGCGATGTGGGTGACACGGTCACCTACAGCTTCAGCGTGACCAACACCGGCACGCTGGCGCTGACCAACGTGGTGGTGAGCGACCCGCTGCTGCCGGGCCTGTCGTGCACGATCGCCAACCTGGCGGCGGGCGCGACGGCGGTCTGCACGGCGACGGGCAACACCCACGTGATCGCGTCGACCGATCCGAACCCGCTGGTCAACACGGCCTCTGCGGATGCGGACAACGTGGGCACGATCGACGTGACGCCGGCGACCGACACGGTCTCGACGCCGGTTCTGGCCGCTATCTACGCGTTAAACATCACCAAGACGGTGACCTCGACGGGTCCGTACAGCCTGGGCAGCGTGATCGGCTACACGGTGACGGCGACCAACACGGGCAACACGACGCAGGCGAACGTGGTGGTGACCGACAGCAAGCTGACGCCGTCGACGATCACCTGCGCGAGCGTGGCGCCGAACGGCACGTGCGTGCTGACGGGGACCTACACGGTGACCCAGGCGGACGTGGATGCCGGGAAGGTGGACAACACCGCGACGGTGTCGAGCGACACGGTGACGACGCCGGTGACCACGCCGGTGGTGACGACGCCGGTGACGCAGACGCCTGCGCTGACCATCGCCAAGACGGCCGACAAGGCGAGCTTCTCGACCCTGGGCGAGGTGATCACCTACACCTATGTGATCACCAACACCGGCAACCTGACCTTGGCGGGCCCGTTCACGGTGAACGACGACAAGATCGGCGCACTGGCCGATTGCGCGGCCGGCCCGCTGGTGCCGGGGGCCTCCGCGCGCTGCACCGCGACCTACGCGATCACCCGTGCCGACCTCGACGCCGGTTCGGTGACCAATCTCGCTTCGGTCACGGGCAACGGCGTCACCTCGCCACAGGTCTCGGTGACCATCGTCGAGCAGGCGACGCCCATCAGTGTCGTCGACAACGACTTCGGCGCCATCGACGGCGTCACTGGCGGGACGACGGACTCGGTGCTGGGCAACGACACGCTCGGCGGCCAGCCGGTGACGGTCGGCACGGTGGCGTTGACGCCCGGCACCAGCCCCGACCCGGGCCTGGTGATGAACCCGGACGGCACCATCACGGTGGCGCCGAACACGCCGGTCGGGTCCTACCAGTACCCGTACACGCTGTGCGAACGCGCCAACCCGAGCAACTGCGGCACGGCCATCGCCACGGTCGTGGTGGAAGCGCGCACGACCAGCATGCGGGTCACCAAGACCGCGACGCCGCGCGACGTGGAAGTGGGCGGCCTGGTGCGTTACACCCTGCTCATCGAGAACACCGGTGCCTACGCGGTCGCGGATGCCAGCGTGATCGATACCCCGCCGGCCGGCTTCAGCTACGTCGATGGTTCGATGACGGTGGCCGATGCCGACAACGCCGGCCGCCTGGTCGGGACCAATCCGCTGGCGATCGACCGCATCGACATCGCGGTCGGTGGCCGCGCGACCGTGACCTACATGATGCGGGTCGGGGCCGGCGTGCGTCCGGGCGGATACGTCAACCGCGCCAAGATGGTCGACAACGGCCGTGACGCCTCCAACGTGGCTTCCGCCGAGGTGCAGGTGAAGAGTGATCCGATGCTCGATGACAGCCTCATCGCCGGTACCGTCTGGGATGACCGCGATGGCGACGGCTGGCAGGACAGCGCCGCGGTCACCGGGCTCAAGGTGCAGGGTGGCTTCGCGCCGTCCGCCTACGTGGCGAACTCCACCACGGTGGACCGCGGCAACGGCCCGCAGCCGGAAGCCGATGCCAGTTCGCCGATGCTGCATGGCATCGCGCTGGGCAGCCTCGCGGGCCGCCAGTCCGATGCCGACCCGGCATCGAGCCACGCGATCGTGATCCGGCAGACGCTGTCGAGCCTGGCCTTCACCGACGACTTCGTGCTCGGCAACGACCAGGGCTACACGGTGCGCATGAACGCCGCCGGCCAGACCTCGGTCGAGAGGACCGGCGATGCGGCGAAGGGCCTCAACGGCGCCGAGCTGCAGGTCGAGCGCACCGTCGCGCAGGTCGGCAACGGCTACCAGGTGGACTACATCGTCCGCAGCACGGGGGTCGATGAGCGCGGCATCCCGGGCGTGCGCATCGCCTCGGTCGAAGGCCTGGTGGTGGAGACCGACCAGTTCGGCCGCTACCACATCGCCGGCATCGCGGGCGGTCCGCAGGAACGTGGTCGCAACTTCATCCTGAAGGTCGATCCGGCCACGCTGCCGCCGGGCAGCACGATGACCACCGACAATCCGCTGCTGCGGCGCGTGACGCCCGGCCTGCCGGTGCGCTTCGACTTCGGCGTCAAGCTGCCGGAGTCGGTGATCGAAGGCGGCCGCAAGGACTTGGAACTGGAGCTGGGCGAAGTGGTCTTCGCCCCTGGCAAGGCGGATGTCCAGCCGCAGTACGACGCGGTGGTCGAGCTCATGGCGGCCGAAGTCCGCAGGCATGGCGGGGGTGAAGTGGTGATCCGCGCCGACGGCGAGAGCCAGGCCCTGGCCTACGAGCGCGCCTTGGCGGTGCAGGGCAGGTTGCTGGCGATGCTGGATCCGGCCTCGGCCGCCGCGTTGAAGGTCACGCTGCGCACCGATGCCGCCAACCCGGACACCACCCTGCTGACGCTCGGTGAAACGCCGGTGCTCGGCACCTTCCTCTTCGACACGAACAAAGCGGTGATCAAGCCCGGCTTCGGGCCGCTGCTCGATCGCATCGCCCGCACCATCGAGGGACGCGCTGCGGCCGGCGGCAGGACGGTGATCGCGGTGGTGGGTCATGCCGACCGCCGCGGCAGCCGCGACTACAACCAGGCGCTGGGCCTGCGACGGGCGAAGGCGGTGTACGAGGCCATCGCCGCGCGGCTCGGTGCCACCGCGAAGGCCCGCCTGCGGGTGGACATCGACGACAACCAGGCGTCTCCCACCGGGTTGCGCGACGACGGCCGCTGA